The Lycium barbarum isolate Lr01 chromosome 10, ASM1917538v2, whole genome shotgun sequence genome includes a region encoding these proteins:
- the LOC132613249 gene encoding uncharacterized protein LOC132613249, whose protein sequence is MDKNWFNIRNRVDQRYRDGVESFLNWAFSQPGVSAIIRCPCKGCMNTVFKLRINVRGDLLNKGFWDSYKVWDLHGEVLVRVDDEVEDDSIEEDNITEMIHDACGYMNVEDNTNSSEGNEEPNMHATKFYKLLENAQTELYPGCTKVSKLSFVVKLLHLKCLNHWSNKSMDELLSFFKEVLPEGSFVPKSFYEAKKVLRDLGLGYTKIDACQNDCVLYWHDYVNAQSCPKCGKSRWKSEGHKGKKVAHKVLRHFPIKPRLQRLYMAKETAKKMRWHKEENIDNGVLRHPSDSIEWKYFNERHPTFSTELRNVRLGLASDGFQPYGNMSSNHSIWPVVLVTYNLPPWDCMKNPYFMMTLLIPGPKCPGNDIDVYLQPMIEELKELWDGVETNDAHSKSNFLMRVALLWTINDFPAYGNLSGWSTKGKLACPCCHKDTQSVSLRNKLCYMGHRRFLPINHPWRRNRVLFDGKVEMGAAPSPLTGDEALMQLQDLGNVTYGKVQKRKRNVSNNAYNWRKKSIFFQLPYWKNLMLRHNLDVMHIERNVSDNILSTVMNMVGKTKDTLKSRYDLVDLGIRQGLHPIEDGDNILLPAACYALSLQEKLKVCDFLANLKVPDAFSSNISRCVNILEKKIHGLKCHDHHVLLQDIFPVAIRGLLPKEVCEPIIALAKIFKNLYSKCLTIEDLDILEAEIPIILCKLQMVFLPAFFDVMIHLTIHLAREAKLGGPVQYRDMYPIERYLRTLKSYVRNLGRPEGSIAEGYLAEESLTFCSRYLKNISTKFNKPTRNDDGSRSKGEMSIFKNSGQPKGAATDSKKLPHDEFNQACMYVLQNCEEVSQFLEEYTREIESQGSMRAHRMHNNEFLDWFRARVGVYLNDTFTISIFVLSTQGCANDDLISLVVSPDPLVHRYSTFMVNGFRFQTKELVRKTQNSGVLVRGDDSDPNKEYYGVLEDIYELSYVGNRKVYLFKCHWWDVARLGRGYKIDKYGFTSVNTHCALNTNEPFVLASQSEQVFYLNDMVNKDWPVVVKTNPRDLFNIPEVEDEALLNEEVYQQEEFECNILRTNDQQTEIEVSLHRDDIEPQTVLRTNDQGNEEDDFINDNDIDVSENEEDEEELLDDNDGEDSDTSS, encoded by the exons ATGGATAAAAATTGGTTCAATATTAGGAATAGAGTTGACCAAAGGTATAGAGATGGAGTAGAAAGCTTTCTTAATTGGGCATTCAGTCAACCCGGGGTGAGTGCTATTATTCGATGTCCTTGTAAAGGGTGTATGAACACCGTGTTCAAGCTAAGGATTAATGTAAGAGGAGACTTGTTGAACAAGGGTTTCTGGGATTCTTATAAAGTGTGGGACTTGCATGGAGAAGTGTTAGTTAGAGTTGATGATGAAGTCGAAGATGATAGCATTGAAGAGGATAATATTACTGAAATGATTCACGATGCTTGCGGATATATGAATGTGGAGGATAATACTAATTCTTCTGAGGGCAATGAAGAGCCAAATATGCATGCAACAAAGTTCTACAAATTGTTAGAAAATGCTCAGACAGAACTTTATCCTGGTTGCACAAAAGTCTCAAAGTTGTCTTTTGTTGTTAAATTACTTCACTTGAAGTGTCTTAACCATTGGAGCAACAAATCAATGGATGAGTTGTTGAGCTTCTTTAAAGAAGTTCTTCCTGAGGGGTCATTTGTACCCAAATCTTTTTATGAAGCGAAGAAAGTTCTTCGTGACCTAGGCTTGGGGTACACCAAAATAGATGCATGTCAGAATGATTGTGTTTTATATTGGCACGATTATGTCAATGCCCAATCATGTCCAAAGTGTGGTAAGTCTAGATGGAAGTCAGAAGGACACAAAGGCAAGAAAGTAGCTCATAAAGTATTGCGACATTTTCCAATCAAACCAAGGCTTCAGCGATTATACATGGCAAAAGAGACGGCAAAGAAGATGAGGTGGCACAAGGAAGAAAATATTGATAATGGTGTCTTGCGGCATCCATCCGACTCAATAGAATGGAAATATTTCAATGAGCGTCATCCTACTTTTTCAACTGAGTTAAGAAATGTTAGATTAGGTTTAGCAAGTGATGGGTTCCAACCTTATGGGAATATGAGTTCCAATCATAGTATTTGGCCTGTCGTACTAGTTACGTATAATTTGCCACCATGGGATTGCATGAAAAATCCATATTTCATGATGACACTTCTTATTCCAGGCCCTAAGTGTCCAGGCAATGATATTGATGTATACTTACAACCAATGATTGAAGAGTTGAAAGAACTATGGGACGGGGTGGAGACTAATGATGCACACTCAAAATCTAATTTTCTTATGCGTGTGGCTCTCCTGTGGACGATTAATGACTTTCCTGCATATGGGAACCTTTCAGGATGGTCAACCAAAGGCAAGCTTGCATGCCCTTGTTGCCATAAAGACACACAATCAGTTTCCTTACGTAATAAGTTATGTTATATGGGTCATCGTCGCTTCCTTCCCATAAACCATCCATGGCGTAGAAACAGGGTGTTATTTGATGGGAAAGTGGAAATGGGGGCTGCACCTAGCCCTTTAACAGGTGATGAAGCACTTATGCAATTACAAGATTTGGGCAATGTGACTTATGGTAAAGTGCAAAAGCGAAAGCGTAATGTTTCTAACAATGCTTACAATTGGAGGAAGAAGAGTATCTTTTTTCAATTGCCTTATTGGAAGAATCTTATGTTGCGACATAACCTTGATGTGATGCATATAGAAAGAAATGTGTCCGATAATATTTTATCAACTGTGATGAATATGGTTGGAAAGACAAAGGACACGTTGAAAAGTAGATATGATTTGGTGGACCTTGGAATCAGGCAAGGATTGCATCCAATTGAGGATGGGGACAATATTTTGTTACCGGCAGCATGCTATGCATTGTCCCTACAAGAGAAGTTGAAGGTATGTGATTTCTTAGCTAATTTGAAGGTTCCAGATGCCTTTTCATCAAACATTTCAAGGTGTGTTAACATACTTGAGAAAAAGATACATGGATTGAAGTGTCATGATCATCATGTATTATTACAAGACATTTTTCCAGTAGCTATACGTGGTTTGTTGCCTAAGGAAGTCTGTGAACCAATTATAGCCTTAGCCAAAATTTTCAAGAATCTATACTCTAAGTGCTTGACAATTGAAGATCTTGATATCCTAGAGGCTGAAATTCCTATCATATTGTGCAAACTTCAAATGGTTTTTCTTCCGGCGTTCTTTGATGTCATGATTCATTTGACAATTCACTTGGCAAGAGAGGCAAAACTTGGTGGACCAGTTCAATATCGGGATATGTACCCTATTGAGAG GTATTTGCGAACACTTAAGTCATATGTACGCAACCTAGGTCGTCCAGAAGGTTCAATTGCAGAAGGTTATTTGGCAGAGGAAAGCCTCACGTTTTGCTCACGATATTTAAAGAATATCTCAACCAAGTTCAATAAACCAACTAGAAATGACGATGGATCTAGGTCAAAGGGTGAGATGTCCATCTTTAAAAACAGTGGGCAACCAAAAGGTGCTGCTACAGATAGCAAGAAGCTACCTCATGATGAGTTCAACCAAGCATGCATGTATGTGCTTCAAAATTGTGAAGAGGTGTCGCAATTCTTGGA GGAATACACGAGAGAGATTGAAAGTCAAGGATCAATGAGAGCTCATAGGATGCATAACAATGAGTTTCTTGATTGGTTTCGTGCACGTGTAGGTGTTTACTTAAATGACACTTTTACTATTAGT ATATTTGTGTTATCTACACAAGGATGCGCAAATGATGATCTCATAAGCTTAGTTGTCAGTCCTGACCCATTGGTTCATCGATATTCAACATTTATGGTGAATGGATTTAGATTTCAAACAAAAGAGCTTGTGAGAAAAACACAAAACAGTGGAGTTCTTGTTAGAGGAGATGATTCAGACCCTAATAAGGAGTATTATGGTGTATTAGAGGACATTTATGAGTTGTCTTATGTGGGGAACAGGAAAGTTTACCTATTCAAGTGTCATTGGTGGGATGTGGCTCGCCTAGGAAGAGGATATAAAATTGACAAATATGGTTTTACAAGTGTGAATACTCATTGTGCCTTGAATACAAATGAGCCATTTGTGTTGGCGTCTCAGTCCGAGCAAGTCTTTTACTTGAATGACATGGTCAATAAAGATTGGCCTGTTGTTGTAAAGACAAATCCTCGCGACCTTTTCAATATTCCTGAAGTTGAAGATGAAGCATTACTTAACGAAGAAGTTTATCAACAAGAGGAATTTGAATGTAATATTTTGCGTACCAATGACCAACAAACTGAGATTGAGGTATCTTTACATAGGGATGATATTGAACCACAAACTGTTTTGCGTACCAATGACCAAGGAAATGAGGAAGATGATTTCATTAATGACAATGATATAGATGTATCCGAGAatgaagaagacgaagaagagTTACTTGATGATAATGATGGAGAGGACAGTGATACATCCTCTTGA